One Oryza sativa Japonica Group chromosome 8, ASM3414082v1 DNA window includes the following coding sequences:
- the LOC9271688 gene encoding transcription factor bHLH112 isoform X1 produces MADHQEMIHAAAAPAMYGGGAAAGGATTTTGSHGGGGGDWWSAAVSSCSAPAPETMQGFGGWSAAVVAVDGGGNTSRSAAGNTASSESPGSLATGSSITFQEPAGGVADPAAIAVHAQTVAGGGGGGWNQQPFLDGSGFHGYMSSSRNDHHTNHHHHQINTPSLMSNSSSNNGVMLQEHQHDQNYQFLSNLGFELLSSPTSPYGGGGGFRSSLLRSLTEPAAAAKPNDSPGFQQYHHHQPAMNLQPPAAAAGREPLQFTNSTAAPFWNPSSRFTVAAEGTALGGAGASPAQPTPASLAAKVNWHTLRALEGVGDSSSIITKKAKADSTPLKKSRTGTPSPLPTTFKVRKEKLGDRVTALQQLVSPFGKTDTASVLHETIEYIKFLHDQVGALSAPYLKNRQQVPHLKNSTGVDNDGGGGGGEATAASKRDLTGRGLCLVPISSTFAVASETPVDFWTPFGAAFR; encoded by the exons ATGGCAGATCACCAGGAGATGAtccacgccgcggcggcgccggccatgtacggcggcggcgcggcagcgggtggtgctacgacgacgacggggagccacggcggcggcggcggcgactggtgGAGCGCCGCGGTGTCGTCgtgctcggcgccggcgccggagacgatGCAAGGGTTCGGCGGCTGGTCGGCCGCGGTGGTGGCCGTCGACGGCGGTGGCAACACGTCGAGGTCAGCTGCTGGTAACACTGCTTCGTCGGAGTCGCCTGGATCGCTCGCCACCGGAAGCTCCATCACTTTCCAGGagcccgccggcggcgtcgccgacccggccgccatcgccgtgcACGCGCagacggtggccggcggcggcggcggcggctggaatCAGCAGCCTTTCTT GGATGGGAGTGGTTTCCATGGCTACATGAGCTCATCAAGAAATGATCACCATaccaatcatcatcatcatcagatcaACACGCCGAGTTTGATGAGCAACTCATCATCAAATAACGGCGTGATGCTGCAAGAGCACCAACATGACCAGAATTACCAGTTCCTCTCCAACCTCGGCTTCGAGCTGCTCtcgtcgccgacctcgccgtacggcggcggtggcggcttccGCTCCTCGCTGCTCAGAAGCCTcacggagccggcggcggcagcgaagcCTAATGACTCGCCGGGGTTTCAGcagtatcatcatcatcagccggcGATGAACCtgcagccgccggccgccgccgccgggagagaGCCACTGCAGTTCACCAACAGCACGGCGGCGCCGTTTTGGAACCCTTCCTCCAGGTTCACCGTCGCGGCGGAGGGTACAGCACTAGGTGGTGCCGGAGCATCGCCGGCGCAGCCTACGCCGGCGAGCCTTGCAGCTAAGGTTAATTGGCACACACTT AGGGCATTAGAAGGAGTAGGAGACTCCAGCTCAATCATCACGAAGAAGGCGAAGGCTGATTCCACGCCACTAAAGAAATCCAGAACCGGGACGCCATCGCCATTGCCGACGACCTTCAAG GTGAGGAAAGAGAAGCTAGGGGACAGGGTCACAGCACTCCAACAACTAGTCTCCCCTTTTGGAAAG acGGACACGGCATCGGTGCTCCACGAGACAATCGAGTACATCAAGTTCCTGCACGATCAAGTTGGT GCACTTAGTGCTCCTTACCTAAAGAACAGGCAACAAGTGCCCCACTTGAag AACTCCACCGGCGTCGAcaacgatggcggcggcggcggcggcgaggcgacggcggctagCAAGAGAGACCTCACCGGAAGAGGGCTGTGCCTGGTCCCGATATCGAGCACCTTCGCCGTCGCCAGCGAGACGCCGGTCGATTTCTGGACGCCGTTCGGTGCAGCCTTCCggtag
- the LOC9271688 gene encoding transcription factor bHLH112 isoform X2 translates to MADHQEMIHAAAAPAMYGGGAAAGGATTTTGSHGGGGGDWWSAAVSSCSAPAPETMQGFGGWSAAVVAVDGGGNTSRSAAGNTASSESPGSLATGSSITFQEPAGGVADPAAIAVHAQTVAGGGGGGWNQQPFLDGSGFHGYMSSSRNDHHTNHHHHQINTPSLMSNSSSNNGVMLQEHQHDQNYQFLSNLGFELLSSPTSPYGGGGGFRSSLLRSLTEPAAAAKPNDSPGFQQYHHHQPAMNLQPPAAAAGREPLQFTNSTAAPFWNPSSRFTVAAEGTALGGAGASPAQPTPASLAAKRALEGVGDSSSIITKKAKADSTPLKKSRTGTPSPLPTTFKVRKEKLGDRVTALQQLVSPFGKTDTASVLHETIEYIKFLHDQVGALSAPYLKNRQQVPHLKNSTGVDNDGGGGGGEATAASKRDLTGRGLCLVPISSTFAVASETPVDFWTPFGAAFR, encoded by the exons ATGGCAGATCACCAGGAGATGAtccacgccgcggcggcgccggccatgtacggcggcggcgcggcagcgggtggtgctacgacgacgacggggagccacggcggcggcggcggcgactggtgGAGCGCCGCGGTGTCGTCgtgctcggcgccggcgccggagacgatGCAAGGGTTCGGCGGCTGGTCGGCCGCGGTGGTGGCCGTCGACGGCGGTGGCAACACGTCGAGGTCAGCTGCTGGTAACACTGCTTCGTCGGAGTCGCCTGGATCGCTCGCCACCGGAAGCTCCATCACTTTCCAGGagcccgccggcggcgtcgccgacccggccgccatcgccgtgcACGCGCagacggtggccggcggcggcggcggcggctggaatCAGCAGCCTTTCTT GGATGGGAGTGGTTTCCATGGCTACATGAGCTCATCAAGAAATGATCACCATaccaatcatcatcatcatcagatcaACACGCCGAGTTTGATGAGCAACTCATCATCAAATAACGGCGTGATGCTGCAAGAGCACCAACATGACCAGAATTACCAGTTCCTCTCCAACCTCGGCTTCGAGCTGCTCtcgtcgccgacctcgccgtacggcggcggtggcggcttccGCTCCTCGCTGCTCAGAAGCCTcacggagccggcggcggcagcgaagcCTAATGACTCGCCGGGGTTTCAGcagtatcatcatcatcagccggcGATGAACCtgcagccgccggccgccgccgccgggagagaGCCACTGCAGTTCACCAACAGCACGGCGGCGCCGTTTTGGAACCCTTCCTCCAGGTTCACCGTCGCGGCGGAGGGTACAGCACTAGGTGGTGCCGGAGCATCGCCGGCGCAGCCTACGCCGGCGAGCCTTGCAGCTAAG AGGGCATTAGAAGGAGTAGGAGACTCCAGCTCAATCATCACGAAGAAGGCGAAGGCTGATTCCACGCCACTAAAGAAATCCAGAACCGGGACGCCATCGCCATTGCCGACGACCTTCAAG GTGAGGAAAGAGAAGCTAGGGGACAGGGTCACAGCACTCCAACAACTAGTCTCCCCTTTTGGAAAG acGGACACGGCATCGGTGCTCCACGAGACAATCGAGTACATCAAGTTCCTGCACGATCAAGTTGGT GCACTTAGTGCTCCTTACCTAAAGAACAGGCAACAAGTGCCCCACTTGAag AACTCCACCGGCGTCGAcaacgatggcggcggcggcggcggcgaggcgacggcggctagCAAGAGAGACCTCACCGGAAGAGGGCTGTGCCTGGTCCCGATATCGAGCACCTTCGCCGTCGCCAGCGAGACGCCGGTCGATTTCTGGACGCCGTTCGGTGCAGCCTTCCggtag